One region of Gossypium raimondii isolate GPD5lz chromosome 6, ASM2569854v1, whole genome shotgun sequence genomic DNA includes:
- the LOC128041749 gene encoding uncharacterized protein LOC128041749 encodes MSQLYQLLLEPLSDSETEVFLECPEKLDENGRHCIIQGIMPGGLAVGNSDLKCFAMVGQSLVPYTAVLSSPEQIKLSSTAIKVTEGQLRTLLEEFDDIFQVPKGLPPPRAHDHRIPLMDEKTVVKIRPYRYPACQKTEMEKLIREMLQAGIIRDSTSSFASPIIMVNRKDESWRLCVDYRQLNQNTIKDKFPIPVIEELLDELGAARVFSKLDLRSGYHQIRMWESDVHKTGFRTHEGHYEFLVMPFGLTNAPSSFQALMNSVFKPWLRKFVLVFFDDILVYSTSWTEHLQHLRTVLLILREQQLFAKKSKCSFGSSQVYYLGHILNASTVSIDPTKVECISSWPIPQIVKELRSFLGLTGYYRRFIKGYGVIARPLTDLLKKNGWGWSEQATESFQTLKRAVSSARVLMLPNFEVDFTVNTDASGSGIGATLQNPDGPSESEILEGISNRVTDALSRQPQLERHQLYQLSTSSVISSLLEQVQQSYTVDDKLKTVIQTLQQLPGAIGGHSGVHVTRKRLSSLLYWKGLTTDPLPIPDRAWSIISMDFIEGLPSSGNKNSILVVVDHLTKYGHFLVLSHPYTAKEVAGEYLAHIYKLHGMPEAIISDRDKIFVSSFWQELFRQSGTRLILSTAYHPQKDGQTEVLNRCLENYLRCMTGETPAQWLYWLPLAEWWYNSSFHSSIQLSPYEALYGQPSPTHMPYLAGASVVAVVDRSLQAREAARKLLHFCLKKAQARMKHFADKHRSERSFQIGDLVYLRLQPYRQQSLRRITNQKLSPKYYGPFSVIGKAPTQAFLPLMDYHGALPKEPSRILDRRMVKRGNQAVTEVLVEWVNSFPEDVTWEPLTTIQAKFPQFYP; translated from the exons ATGTCTCAGCTGTACCAGCTTTTATTAGAACCTCTCTCTGATAGCGAAACTGAAGTATTCTTAGAGTGTCCTGAGAAATTGGATGAGAATG GGAGACATTGTATTATTCAAGGAATCATGCCTGGGGGCTTAGCAGTTGGCAACAGTGATCTCAAATGTTTTGCAATGGTGGGACAGTCGTTGGTACCCTACACCGCTGTATTGAGCTCACCTGAACAGATTAAGCTATCATCTACTGCGATTAAGGTTACTGAGGGACAGCTTCGAACACTGTTGGAAGAATTTGATGATATCTTTCAGGTTCCAAAAGGGCTTCCTCCTCCGCGAGCACATGATCATAGAATTCCTTTAATGGATGAAAAGACAGTGGTTAAAATCCGGCCATACCGTTATCCAGCCTGCCAGAAGACTGAAATGGAGAAGTTAATTCGAGAAATGCTACAAGCTGGTATAATTCGTGATAGTACGAGCTCTTTCGCTTCCCCGATCATCATGGTCAATAGGAAGGATGAGAGTTGGCGATTATGTGTGGACTATAGGCAGCTAAACCAGAATACAATCAAAGACAAATTTCCTATACCTGTCATTGAAGAGCTTCTGGACGAGTTGGGAGCAGCTAGAGTTTTCTCTAAGCTGGATTTAAGATCAGGATATCACCAGATTCGTATGTGGGAATCAGATGTTCATAAAACCGGGTTTCGGACACACGAAGGccattatgagtttttggtgatGCCCTTTGGCCTCACGAACGCCCCCTCAAGTTTTCAAGCTCTTATGAACTCGGTTTTTAAACCATGGTTGAGAAAATTTGTGTTAGTTTTCTTCGATGATATCCTTGTATATTCAACTTCTTGGACAGAACATTTGCAACACTTGCGAACAGTTCTTCTCATTCTCAGAGAACAACAGCTATTTGCTAAGAAATCGAAGTGTAGCTTTGGATCATCACAGGTCTACTATTTGGGACATATTTTGAATGCAAGCACTGTCTCTATAGACCCTACTAAGGTTGAATGCATATCTTCATGGCCGATCCCTCAAATAGTTAAGGAGCTGCGCAGTTTTCTCGGCCTCACAGGCTATTACAGGAGATTCATCAAGGGTTATGGTGTAATTGCAAGACCTTTAACAGACTTGTTAAAGAAGAATGGATGGGGTTGGTCAGAGCAGGCTACCGAGTCTTTTCAAACACTTAAAAGGGCTGTAAGTTCTGCACGTGTACTGATGCTTCCTAATTTTGAGGTTGATTTTACTGTTAACACAGATGCAAGTGGAAGTGGCATAGGAGCA ACACTTCAAAATCCGGACGGACCATCAGAGTCTGAGATTCTT GAAGGAATAAGTAATAGGGTGACAGATGCTCTATCTCGGCAACCCCAACTTGAACGTCATCAGCTCTATCAGCTTTCGACTAGTTCGGTGATTTCTAGTCTTTTAGAGCAAGTGCAACAGTCATACACAGTGGATGACAAACTGAAGACGGTTATTCAGACTCTTCAACAGCTCCCAGG TGCGATAGGAGGTCACTCAGGAGTGCATGTTACTCGAAAACGACTCTCAAGCCTTTTGTATTGGAAGGGTCTTACGACTGAT CCATTGCCCATTCCGGATCGAGCATGGTCGATTATCAGTATGGACTTCATTGAAGGGTTACCTTCATCAGGCAATAAGAATTCTATTTTAGTGGTGGTAGATCACCTCACTAAGTATGGTCATTTCTTAGTGTTGTCCCATCCTTATACAGCCAAGGAAGTAGCTGGTGAATACTTGGCTCATATCTATAAACTCCATGGCATGCCTGAGGCTATAATATCGGATAGGGATAAAATTTTTGTCAGCAGCTTTTGGCAGGAGCTTTTTCGACAATCAGGAACTAGACTTATTTTATCAACGGCCTACCATCCTCAAAAGGATGGCCAAACTGAGGTTCTAAATCGCTGTCTTGAAAATTACTTGCGCTGTATGACGGGAGAAACACCAGCTCAATGGCTCTATTGGTTACCACTTGCTGAGTGGTGGTATAACTCCTCGTTTCACTCTTCGATTCAACTCTCCCCGTatgaggctctgtatggtcAACCCTCACCGACGCACATGCCTTATCTAGCTGGTGCCTCAGTGGTTGCTGTGGTAGATCGTAGCCTACAGGCTCGTGAGGCTGCGCGAAAGCTACTTCATTTCTGCCTAAAGAAAGCCCAGGCTCGCATGAAACACTTTGCTGACAAGCATCGCTCGGAAAGGAGTTTTCAAATTGGTGACTTGGTTTATTTAAGGTTGCAACCTTATAGACAACAGTCCCTTCGAAGAATCACCAACCAGAAGCTATCTCCAAAATATTATGGACCTTTTTCTGTTATTGGAAAG GCTCCAACTCAAGCTTTTTTACCTTTAATGGATTATCACGGTGCCTTGCCTAAGGAACCAAGCCGTATTTTAGACAGACGGATGGTCAAGAGGGGAAATCAAGCTGTGACCGAAGTGCTCGTTGAATGGGTTAATTCTTTTCCGGAGGACGTAACATGGGAACCTCTTACGACTATTCAAGCCAAGTTTCCTCAGTTTTATCCTTGA